The following is a genomic window from Devosia neptuniae.
CTGGCCGCTGATCCCGAAGTCATCTTCGTCTATGATTACGGCCCCGATCGGCCGCACGAGAACAACCCGATCTGGCAGATGCTGTCGGCGGTCAAGAATAACCGGGTCTTCTATGTCGGGGACGAATGGGTCGAGGCGCACGGTCCGATTGCCCGCGAAATGGTGCTGCGCGAAGCCGCGCATTATCTCTATCCCGATACGTTCCCCATGCCCGAGATCCGGGCTGAAGCGGCCAAGATTATCCCCGCAAACGTCGAATAGCTGACCATGGCGGACCTCCGGGTCCGCCATTGCATCTGCACAGGATTGCCGTTCTTGACCAATTCCCTGCCCAGCCTGCGCGAAGCCCGGCATATTGTTGGCCTGGCGCTGCCTCTGTCGCTGGTGCAGCTTGCCCAGGTGGCGATTTCCACGACGGATATCGTCATGCTGGGCTGGCTCGGTGGCGAGGCCCTGGCCGGCGGCGCGCTCGGTTTCTTCGCGTTCAACCTGCTCCGCACCATGGGATTCGGGCTGATCGTCGGAACCTCCAATCTGGTGGCGGCCGACCAGCGCGAGAGTGTTGCCTCGGCCCATCTGCTCGCCGCGCTGATCGTGGCGAGCGGCGCCGCCATGCTGGCCGCGGGCTGTTTTGTGCTGGGCGGCGGAATGCTGGGGCAACTGGGCCAGGACCCGGCCGTCGCGGCCATTGCCGCGCACTATCTCATTCTCGTTGCGCCGGGCATTTTCCCGCTCTTCTGGTTCTACGCCTATCGCGGGGTCGTGGTCGGCCGCAGGAAGACCAATTCGTTGTTGGTCATCACGCTGGCGACCATCGTGATCAACGCCGCGTTCGACTATGGCTTCATCTATGGCGCCTTCGGCCTGCCCAGACTGGGTGCGGCCGGTGTGGCAGCGAGCAGTTCCATCGCCTATCTGGCCCAGTTCGGGGCCATTGTGTGGGTCACGCATGCCTCGTTCCGCTTCGAGCGGTTGGTGGCGCGTGCCGATATCTGGAATTCGGTGCGTCGGTTGCTGGCCATCGGCATTCCCACGGCGGGCTCGTACGGCTCGGAAGCCGGGTTCACCGCCGTCATCACCCTGATGGTCGGCACATTCGGCGCTGCGGCATTGGCCGGCCATGCCGTGGTCAATCAAATCACCTATGTCGTCTTCATGCTGTCCATCGGATTGTCGCACGCGACCTCCATTGGGGTGAGCGAAGGTGTCGGACGCGGCAGCGCCGCTGCGGCGCTGCGCTCCGGCCGGACCGGCCTGGTTGTCGTTGCTGCGATCATGGCGGTGTTTGCGGCCCTCTACTTGCTCTTCCCCCACAATCTGCTGGCCGCTTTCGGCCTCGGCGCCGACACGGCAGCGGTCACGGCCGTAGCGCTGACCCTGTTGCCGCTCGCCGCTGCCATGCAGATATTCGATGGCTTGCAGAATGTGGCGATCGGCGCCTTGCGCGGCGTACAGCGGGCCGGCATCAGCTTTTGGGTGACCATGGTGGGCTATTGGGTCGTCGGTGTGCCCGTGGCATGGCTGCTTGGATTGCAGTTCCATCTTGGACCGGCCGGCATCTGGATCGGGCTGGCGCTGGGGCTCGTAGTCACGGCGCTGGGCATGGTCGTGACCTTTGAACGCAGCGCCATGGCACTTCCATCCGCGGCGGCTACGG
Proteins encoded in this region:
- a CDS encoding MATE family efflux transporter; this translates as MTNSLPSLREARHIVGLALPLSLVQLAQVAISTTDIVMLGWLGGEALAGGALGFFAFNLLRTMGFGLIVGTSNLVAADQRESVASAHLLAALIVASGAAMLAAGCFVLGGGMLGQLGQDPAVAAIAAHYLILVAPGIFPLFWFYAYRGVVVGRRKTNSLLVITLATIVINAAFDYGFIYGAFGLPRLGAAGVAASSSIAYLAQFGAIVWVTHASFRFERLVARADIWNSVRRLLAIGIPTAGSYGSEAGFTAVITLMVGTFGAAALAGHAVVNQITYVVFMLSIGLSHATSIGVSEGVGRGSAAAALRSGRTGLVVVAAIMAVFAALYLLFPHNLLAAFGLGADTAAVTAVALTLLPLAAAMQIFDGLQNVAIGALRGVQRAGISFWVTMVGYWVVGVPVAWLLGLQFHLGPAGIWIGLALGLVVTALGMVVTFERSAMALPSAAATA